The proteins below are encoded in one region of Lycium ferocissimum isolate CSIRO_LF1 unplaced genomic scaffold, AGI_CSIRO_Lferr_CH_V1 ctg8197, whole genome shotgun sequence:
- the LOC132045846 gene encoding pentatricopeptide repeat-containing protein At5g42310, chloroplastic, translating to MVALSLPSTLSCSSRRRRRRMNTLLLPPPLQLRFPCIEFRLHTNHRLQKQPSSCHVSISKQLNMEEDEEYNGRYDFSPLLQFLSTYTANSEPNYELEPTELRLAESYRAVPAPLWHSLLKNLSSTPSSISIAYSLVTWLQKHNVCFSYELLYSILIHALGRSDKLYEAFLLSQRQTLTPLTYNALIGACARNGDLEKALNLMSRMRRDGYQSDYVNYSLIIQSLIRSNSIDLTMLDKFVDEIETDMIELDGQLLNDMIVGFAKAGDVDRALCFMAVVQGNGLSPKTATVVTLISELGNSGRTEEAEAVFEELKEGGLKPRTRAFNALLKGYVKTGSLKDAEHIVSEMERSGVAPDEHTYSLLIDAYGNAGRWESARIVLQEMEANNVQPNSFVFSRILASYRDRGEWQRSFQVLKEMKNNGVNPDRQFYNIMIDTFGKYNCLDHAISTFERMKLEEIEPDTVTWNTLIDCHSKHGHHNKAEELFEAMQESGCFPCTTTYNIMINSFGELEKWEEVKGLLSKMQSQGLLPNVVTYTTLINIYGQSGRFNDAIECLEVMKSAGLKPSSTMYNALINAYAQRGLSEQAVNAFRIMKGDGLKPSLLALNSLINAFGEDRRDAEAFAVLKYMKENDMKADVVTYTTLMKTLIRVEKFGRVPAVYEEMLLSGCIPDRKARAMLRSALRYMKSTLKL from the exons ATGGTGGCTTTATCTCTCCCCTCCACCTTGAGTTGCAGTAGCCGTCGAAGAAGACGGAGAATGAACACACTGTTACTTCCTCCGCCGTTACAACTCCGTTTTCCATGTATTGAATTCCGTCTACACACCAATCACCGGCTTCAAAAACAGCCTTCAAGTTGCCATGTGTCTATCTCCAAGCAATTGAATATGGAGGAAGATGAAGAATACAATGGGCGGTACGATTTCAGTCCTCTGCTTCAATTTCTTTCGACTTACACAGCCAATTCAGAGCCGAATTATGAACTGGAGCCGACCGAGTTGCGGCTGGCGGAGTCATACCGAGCGGTGCCGGCTCCACTCTGGCACTCTCTTCTGAAAAATCTGTCCTCCACGCCATCCTCAATTTCGATAGCGTATTCACTCGTTACATGGCTTCAAAAGCACAACGTTTGTTTCTCATACGAACTCCTCTACTCTATTCTCATTCACGCCCTCGGACGCTCCGACAAGTTGTACGAGGCTTTTTTGCTCTCACAGCGACAAACACTCACCCCCTTAACCTACAATGCACTTATTGGTGCTTGTGCAAGGAATGGTGATCTCGAAAAGGCACTTAATTTGATGTCTAGAATGCGCAGAGACGGGTATCAATCTGACTATGTTAATTATAGTTTGATTATTCAGTCGCTTATCCGTAGTAATTCTATTGATTTGACTATGTTAGACAAgtttgttgatgaaattgaaactGATATGATTGAACTTGACGGGCAATTGTTGAATGATATGATTGTGGGTTTCGCTAAAGCTGGTGATGTTGATAGAGCTTTATGTTTCATGGCTGTTGTTCAAGGTAATGGGTTGAGCCCCAAAACAGCTACTGTTGTTACCTTGATATCTGAGTTGGGTAACTCAGGTAGGACTGAGGAGGCTGAGGCTGTCTTTGAGGAGTTGAAAGAAGGCGGGTTAAAGCCAAGGACGAGGGCGTTTAATGCACTTTTGAAAGGCTATGTTAAAACTGGATCTTTGAAAGATGCTGAGCATATTGTGTCTGAGATGGAGAGGAGTGGGGTGGCACCGGATGAACATACATATAGCTTGCTGATTGATGCTTATGGAAATGCAGGTAGGTGGGAAAGTGCGAGAATTGTTTTACAAGAAATGGAAGCGAATAATGTTCAGCCGAATTCATTTGTGTTTAGTAGGATTTTAGCTAGTTATCGTGATAGGGGAGAGTGGCAGAGATCATTTCAGGTTCTTAAAGAAATGAAGAATAATGGGGTGAATCCTGATAGGCAGTTTTATAACATAATGATTGATACTTTTGGCAAGTACAATTGTTTGGATCATGCAATATCTACATTTGAAAGGATGAAGTTGGAGGAAATTGAACCTGATACTGTGACATGGAACACACTTATAGATTGCCATAGTAAGCATGGCCATCACAATAAGGCGGAGGAGCTGTTTGAGGCCATGCAGGAAAGTGGATGTTTTCCGTGCACCACCACATACAATATAATGATTAATTCTTTTGGTGAGCTCGAGAAATGGGAGGAAGTAAAGGGCCTGCTGAGTAAAATGCAGAGTCAGGGCCTACTGCCCAACGTCGTTACATATACCACTCTGATTAATATTTATGGGCAGTCAGGAAGGTTCAATGATGCTATTGAGTGCTTAGAGGTGATGAAGTCTGCTGGATTGAAGCCATCTTCAACCATGTATAATGCCTTGATCAATGCCTATGCACAGAGG GGATTGTCTGAACAAGCAGTAAATGCCTTTAGGATCATGAAGGGAGATGGTCTAAAGCCCAGCCTGTTAGCTCTCAATTCACTAATTAATGCATTTGGTGAGGATAGGAGAGATGCTGAAGCTTTTGCTGTATTGAAGTATATGAAAGAAAAT GATATGAAAGCGGATGTAGTTACTTACACCACTCTCATGAAAACCTTGATACGTGTGGAGAAATTTGGAAGG GTTCCAGCTGTTTATGAAGAAATGCTATTGTCTGGATGCATCCCAGATAGGAAAGCTAGAGCAATGCTACGCTCTGCTTTGAGATACATGAAGTCTACATTGAAATTGTAG